From Rutidosis leptorrhynchoides isolate AG116_Rl617_1_P2 chromosome 3, CSIRO_AGI_Rlap_v1, whole genome shotgun sequence, a single genomic window includes:
- the LOC139897010 gene encoding lignin-forming anionic peroxidase-like, whose protein sequence is MASKNTFSPICLLLLLIVTNYTPSQAQLSTTFYDDTCPNALSTIRTSIRTAISRERRMAASLLRLHFHDCFVQGCDASILLDDGPSIVSEKNAFPNKNSVRGYEVIEAAKSEVEKLCPGVVSCADVLTLAARDASEMVGGPSWSVKLGRRDSTTANKVLAETGALPGFTAPLESLISTFDNVGLNTRDMVALSGAHTLGQAQCFTFRDRIYSNGSNIDAGFASTRRRRCPTIDGNTNLAALDLVTPNSFDNNYFKNLIQKKGLLESDQVLFSGGSTDSIVTEYSNNRNKFNSDFAAAMIKMSEIKPLMGQEGLIRRICSALP, encoded by the exons ATGGCTTCCAAAAATACGTTTTCACCCATCTGCTTATTGCTACTTCTCATTGTTACCAACTATACACCATCTCAAGCGCAACTATCTACCACATTCTACGACGATACATGTCCCAATGCATTAAGTACAATCAGGACCTCCATCCGAACAGCCATATCTCGTGAACGTCGCATGGCAGCTTCGTTACTTCGTCTTCACTTCCACGATTGCTTCGTTCAG GGTTGTGACGCGTCAATCTTACTAGATGATGGTCCTTCAATAGTAAGTGAAAAGAATGCTTTTCCTAACAAGAATTCAGTTAGAGGTTACGAAGTAATAGAAGCTGCAAAGTCTGAGGTTGAGAAATTATGTCCTGGTGTTGTATCATGTGCTGATGTACTGACTTTGGCTGCTCGTGATGCATCTGAAATGGTTGGTGGTCCATCTTGGTCAGTCAAGCTCGGAAGAAGAGATTCAACCACTGCTAACAAGGTTCTAGCAGAAACCGGTGCTCTTCCTGGTTTCACAGCTCCATTAGAATCACTTATTTCAACCTTTGATAATGTTGGACTCAACACAAGGGACATGGTTGCACTATCAG GAGCTCATACTTTAGGACAAGCTCAATGCTTTACATTTCGCGACAGGATATATAGCAATGGATCAAATATTGATGCTGGATTTGCTAGCACTCGTAGACGTCGTTGCCCTACAATCGATGGGAATACGAATCTAGCAGCACTAGATTTGGTGACACCGAATTCGTTTGACAACAACTACTTCAAGAATTTGATACAAAAGAAGGGTCTACTTGAATCAGATCAAGTGCTTTTCAGTGGCGGATCAACTGATAGCATCGTTACGGAATATAGCAACAATCGTAACAAGTTCAATTCGGATTTTGCAGCTGCAATGATCAAGATGAGTGAAATTAAGCCATTAATGGGCCAGGAAGGACTAATAAGGAGAATTTGCAGTGCTCTTCCTTAA